Proteins encoded within one genomic window of Rhizobium acidisoli:
- a CDS encoding ABC transporter permease, which yields MSADTTLAAPRRHQSISRGSSIGLLLVALPVFLLAWLIVFPIFSAVFGTIFVRGPDGATAFSLASYRFFFTDGYSLGNLWLTLWTTAVCGTLLLAIGFPIALYLRFSQGRLAAYVQGLAIFPMFVPSIILAYALIRTVGPNGTVDLLLNSVGLPKLRTPYLTPWGPVIGLVWDNLPLTVLMLTAGLSSVSNSAVEAARDVGARPLRVFISIILPRMGNSLLVTASFAVLGIFSAFTLPYVLGPASPEMMGPFMQRTFADMNDPLDAMTQAVITFGFCLVFGIFYIRSIARNREARP from the coding sequence ATGTCCGCCGATACCACGCTGGCGGCACCGCGCCGTCACCAATCGATCAGCAGGGGGAGCTCGATCGGGCTCCTTCTCGTCGCCCTGCCGGTCTTCCTGCTTGCCTGGCTGATCGTCTTTCCGATCTTTTCGGCGGTTTTCGGCACGATTTTTGTTCGAGGGCCTGACGGCGCGACGGCCTTCTCACTTGCCTCCTACCGCTTCTTCTTTACCGATGGCTACAGCCTCGGCAATCTGTGGCTGACGCTCTGGACCACCGCCGTCTGCGGCACCCTGCTGCTGGCGATCGGCTTTCCGATCGCGCTTTATCTTCGCTTCTCGCAAGGGCGCCTTGCGGCTTACGTGCAGGGCCTGGCGATCTTTCCGATGTTCGTGCCGTCGATCATTCTCGCCTATGCGCTGATCAGGACCGTCGGGCCGAACGGCACCGTCGACCTGTTGCTGAATTCCGTCGGCCTGCCCAAGCTGCGCACGCCCTATCTGACGCCATGGGGACCGGTCATCGGCCTCGTCTGGGATAATCTTCCCCTGACGGTGCTGATGCTGACGGCCGGCCTCTCCTCCGTTTCGAACAGCGCCGTCGAGGCCGCCCGCGACGTCGGCGCAAGGCCGCTTCGGGTCTTCATCTCGATCATCCTGCCGCGCATGGGCAATTCGCTGCTGGTCACCGCGTCCTTCGCCGTGCTCGGCATCTTCTCCGCCTTCACCCTTCCCTATGTGCTCGGCCCGGCTTCGCCTGAAATGATGGGGCCGTTCATGCAGCGCACCTTCGCCGACATGAACGATCCGCTTGATGCCATGACCCAGGCCGTCATCACATTCGGCTTCTGCCTGGTCTTCGGAATCTTCTACATCCGGTCGATCGCCCGCAACCGCGAGGCCCGGCCATGA
- a CDS encoding carbohydrate ABC transporter permease, which produces MSTTTNRDRLMLAISIVMAAIYLFPLYWMYITALKSGSEMFATPPSFWPVAPQWGTYTYVWESRDMGRYLWNSLVIALGSMALITVLGVGCAYVLARYRNVWVDIGLFLILMLQVLPASLMITPIFVGFSQIGMLSYPRLAVIIAVAAKSMPFFVILVRATFMSVPQELEEAALVDGNSRVGAFFNIVLPLARNGILVSAILIFMQAFGEFVYSKSMIQAVDLQPASVGLNSFMGPNTNEWNNIMAYATMYVTPILAIFVLLQRRIVSGLTSGALK; this is translated from the coding sequence ATGAGCACGACGACGAACCGCGACCGCCTGATGCTGGCAATATCGATCGTCATGGCGGCGATCTACCTCTTCCCGCTCTACTGGATGTACATCACCGCGCTGAAAAGCGGCTCGGAAATGTTCGCGACGCCACCCAGCTTCTGGCCGGTCGCCCCGCAATGGGGCACCTACACCTATGTCTGGGAAAGCCGCGACATGGGCCGCTATCTCTGGAATTCGCTGGTCATCGCGCTCGGTTCCATGGCGCTCATCACCGTGCTCGGCGTCGGCTGCGCCTATGTGCTCGCCAGATACCGCAATGTCTGGGTGGATATCGGCCTGTTCCTGATCCTGATGCTGCAGGTTCTGCCGGCCTCGCTGATGATCACGCCGATCTTCGTCGGCTTCTCGCAGATCGGCATGCTCTCCTATCCGCGACTTGCCGTCATCATTGCGGTCGCGGCAAAGAGCATGCCTTTCTTCGTCATCCTGGTGCGCGCCACCTTCATGAGCGTGCCCCAGGAACTGGAAGAGGCGGCCCTCGTCGACGGCAATTCGCGCGTCGGCGCCTTCTTCAACATCGTGCTGCCGCTCGCCCGCAACGGCATTCTCGTCAGCGCCATCCTCATCTTCATGCAGGCCTTCGGCGAATTCGTCTATTCGAAGTCGATGATCCAGGCGGTCGACCTTCAGCCGGCAAGCGTCGGTCTCAACTCCTTCATGGGGCCGAACACCAATGAGTGGAACAACATCATGGCTTACGCCACGATGTATGTGACGCCGATCCTTGCCATCTTCGTTCTCTTGCAGCGCCGCATCGTATCCGGCCTCACCTCTGGAGCCCTCAAATGA
- a CDS encoding ABC transporter ATP-binding protein: MTTQIELRGVNKYYGAFHALKNIDLSIAKGTFVALVGPSGCGKSTLLRSLAGLESISTGDLRIAGELMNGVPPRKRDVAMVFQSYALYPHMTVEENLTYSLRIRGIAKPEAKKAAEEVAATTGLSHLLKRYPRELSGGQRQRVAMSRAIIRHPKAFLFDEPLSNLDAALRVHMRKEIRSLHDRLNATFVYVTHDQVEAMTMADHVVVMRDGVIEQQGAPLDLYDRPTNRFVAGFIGSPAMNFIPAIGAEDGKSLILDFGAVKQSLALTRTVEPGRKLVAGIRPEHIGVVEPGHGSFDVPIAFVESTGSSTFIVAETQPELTIVETRRDRVKTGDRIGLSIDPRQIHLFDASTDRVI; encoded by the coding sequence ATGACCACGCAGATCGAGCTCAGAGGCGTCAATAAATATTACGGCGCCTTCCACGCCCTGAAGAACATCGACCTTTCGATTGCCAAGGGCACCTTCGTCGCGCTCGTCGGCCCTTCGGGCTGCGGCAAGTCCACGCTGCTGCGCTCGCTTGCCGGCCTCGAAAGCATCTCGACCGGCGACCTCCGGATTGCCGGCGAATTGATGAACGGCGTACCGCCGCGCAAGCGCGACGTCGCCATGGTCTTCCAATCCTATGCGCTCTATCCGCATATGACGGTCGAGGAGAACCTGACCTACAGCCTGCGCATTCGCGGCATCGCCAAGCCGGAAGCCAAGAAGGCGGCCGAAGAGGTGGCGGCGACGACCGGTCTTTCGCATCTCCTCAAGCGCTACCCGCGCGAACTGTCCGGCGGCCAGCGCCAGCGCGTCGCCATGAGCCGCGCCATCATCCGCCATCCCAAGGCCTTCCTGTTCGACGAGCCGCTGTCCAACCTCGACGCGGCGCTGCGCGTCCATATGCGCAAGGAAATCCGGTCGCTGCACGACCGGCTGAACGCAACCTTCGTCTACGTCACGCACGATCAGGTCGAAGCGATGACGATGGCCGACCATGTGGTGGTGATGCGCGACGGCGTCATCGAACAGCAGGGGGCGCCACTCGATCTTTACGACCGGCCGACAAACCGCTTCGTCGCCGGTTTCATCGGCTCGCCGGCGATGAATTTCATTCCCGCGATCGGCGCCGAAGACGGCAAGAGCCTGATCCTGGATTTCGGCGCGGTGAAACAGTCGCTTGCGCTCACCCGCACCGTCGAGCCAGGGCGCAAGCTCGTCGCCGGCATCCGGCCGGAACATATCGGCGTCGTCGAGCCCGGGCATGGCAGTTTCGATGTGCCGATCGCCTTCGTCGAATCCACCGGCTCGTCGACCTTCATCGTCGCGGAGACCCAGCCGGAATTGACGATCGTCGAGACGCGCCGCGACAGGGTCAAGACGGGAGACAGGATCGGACTTTCGATCGATCCGAGGCAGATCCATCTGTTCGACGCATCGACGGACCGTGTGATATAA
- a CDS encoding inositol monophosphatase family protein, whose protein sequence is MTSSPISARLSRTASSRLLVLAETVVKAGETARGSLRRRTSREMLAKAPRDYQTEIDVAVERIIVDEMIKAFPDYAIQGEEAVGNRVGGPETPIIYIDPIDGTTNYAWGLPHFGMTIAIAEGGRLVAGVVYDAMQDELFSAERGGGAYLDGERIRCADVGDIENVLIGAGLPIPGQVRAVAEETYFDAIKRLMANTAGVRRLGSAALSIAYVACGRLDGFFEDGLSIHDFGASALMVEEAGGIVTRFSGAAVDGKGDILAASQALHPWLREGFLVKA, encoded by the coding sequence ATGACATCCTCCCCGATTTCAGCGCGCCTTTCCCGCACGGCGTCGTCCCGCCTTCTCGTGCTTGCCGAAACGGTCGTAAAGGCGGGCGAAACCGCCCGAGGCTCGCTGCGGCGGCGAACCTCTCGGGAAATGCTCGCCAAGGCGCCGCGTGACTATCAGACCGAGATCGATGTCGCCGTCGAGCGGATCATCGTCGACGAAATGATCAAGGCCTTTCCTGATTATGCTATCCAGGGCGAGGAAGCCGTCGGCAACCGTGTGGGCGGGCCGGAAACGCCGATCATCTACATCGACCCGATCGACGGCACCACCAATTACGCCTGGGGCCTCCCGCATTTCGGCATGACGATCGCGATCGCCGAAGGCGGCAGGCTCGTGGCCGGCGTCGTCTATGACGCCATGCAGGACGAGTTGTTCAGTGCCGAGCGCGGCGGCGGCGCCTATCTCGACGGTGAGCGCATCCGCTGCGCCGATGTCGGCGACATCGAGAACGTGCTCATCGGCGCCGGCCTGCCGATCCCCGGCCAGGTGCGGGCGGTGGCGGAAGAGACCTATTTCGACGCCATCAAACGACTGATGGCCAACACGGCAGGCGTGCGCCGCCTCGGCTCGGCGGCCCTGTCGATCGCCTATGTCGCCTGCGGCCGGCTGGACGGATTCTTCGAGGACGGGCTTTCGATCCATGATTTCGGCGCCTCGGCGCTGATGGTCGAGGAGGCGGGCGGCATCGTCACCCGTTTTTCCGGCGCCGCCGTCGACGGGAAGGGCGATATCCTCGCCGCCAGCCAGGCGCTGCATCCCTGGCTTAGGGAAGGTTTCCTGGTGAAGGCGTAA